In a single window of the Prochlorococcus marinus CUG1415 genome:
- the rnpA gene encoding ribonuclease P protein component, producing the protein MALPKDMRLKGYRTFNYIHKNSIKYHGKLMTFKVAESNPEILLSHKLRNNSNNLRVAIAISRKVSKKAVDRNKIRRIIQEWLLTNIQKINNHKPYWLLVNLKFGDFCNDRNKLLEEFQNLMLKSRLIK; encoded by the coding sequence ATGGCCTTACCTAAAGATATGCGTTTAAAAGGTTATAGGACTTTTAATTATATTCATAAAAATTCCATAAAATATCATGGAAAACTAATGACTTTCAAAGTAGCAGAATCAAATCCTGAGATTCTCTTATCCCATAAACTAAGAAATAATTCAAATAATTTGAGGGTAGCTATTGCAATTAGTAGAAAAGTTTCAAAAAAAGCTGTAGATAGAAACAAAATAAGAAGAATTATTCAAGAGTGGCTATTAACTAACATTCAAAAAATTAATAACCACAAACCTTATTGGTTACTTGTTAACCTTAAATTTGGAGATTTCTGCAATGATAGAAATAAACTTTTGGAGGAATTTCAAAACTTAATGTTAAAATCTCGTCTAATCAAATGA